From the genome of uncultured Cohaesibacter sp., one region includes:
- the gltA gene encoding citrate synthase, which yields MSDNKATLTVGDKSWEFPVKSGSIGPDVIDIGTLYKETGMFTYDPGFTSTASCQSDITYIDGDEGILLYRGYPIDQLAEKGDFLETCYLLLYGHLPTPAEKADFDTRVTRHTMVHEQMSKFYTGYRRDSHPMAVMVGIVGALSAFYHDSTDISDPHQRMVASLRMIAKMPTMAAMAYKYTIGQPFVYPRNDLSYAGNFLHMCFSVPAEEYKVNPILARAMDRIFILHADHEQNASTSTVRLAGSSGANPFGCIAAGIACLWGPAHGGANEAALNMLHEIGTVDRVAEYVAKAKDKDDPFRLMGFGHRVYKNYDPRARIMQKTCHEVLNELGIKDDPTLEVAMELEKIALNDEYFIEKKLYPNIDFYSGITLRALGFPAEMFTVLFALARTVGWIAQWKEMVEDPSQRIGRPRQLFTGATQRDYVDLNDR from the coding sequence ATGAGTGACAACAAAGCAACATTGACAGTTGGTGATAAGTCTTGGGAATTTCCGGTAAAAAGCGGATCTATTGGCCCAGACGTCATCGACATCGGTACTCTTTACAAAGAGACCGGCATGTTTACTTATGACCCTGGTTTCACCTCCACTGCCTCCTGTCAGTCTGACATCACCTATATCGATGGCGATGAAGGCATCCTGCTCTATCGCGGCTATCCGATTGATCAGCTCGCTGAAAAAGGCGACTTCCTCGAAACCTGCTATCTGCTCCTCTACGGTCACCTCCCGACCCCAGCAGAAAAGGCTGACTTCGACACCCGTGTGACCCGTCACACCATGGTGCACGAGCAGATGAGCAAATTCTATACCGGCTATCGTCGTGACTCCCACCCGATGGCGGTTATGGTTGGCATCGTCGGCGCCCTGTCTGCCTTCTATCATGACTCCACCGACATTTCCGATCCGCACCAGCGCATGGTCGCTTCCCTGCGCATGATCGCCAAAATGCCGACCATGGCAGCCATGGCCTACAAATACACCATCGGTCAGCCCTTCGTTTATCCGCGCAACGATCTGAGCTATGCCGGTAACTTCCTGCATATGTGCTTCTCGGTTCCGGCTGAGGAATACAAAGTGAACCCGATTCTCGCCCGTGCAATGGATCGTATCTTCATCCTTCATGCAGACCACGAGCAGAACGCTTCGACCTCGACCGTGCGTCTGGCAGGCTCTTCTGGCGCCAACCCGTTCGGCTGTATCGCTGCTGGCATTGCCTGCCTCTGGGGCCCTGCCCACGGTGGCGCCAACGAAGCAGCCCTCAACATGCTGCACGAAATCGGCACAGTTGATCGCGTCGCAGAATATGTTGCCAAGGCAAAAGACAAGGACGATCCGTTCCGCCTGATGGGCTTTGGTCACCGCGTCTACAAGAACTATGACCCGCGCGCGCGCATCATGCAGAAAACCTGCCATGAAGTGCTCAACGAGCTGGGCATCAAGGACGATCCGACCCTCGAAGTCGCGATGGAGCTGGAAAAGATCGCTCTCAACGATGAATATTTCATCGAGAAGAAACTTTACCCGAACATCGACTTCTACTCCGGCATCACCCTGCGTGCTCTGGGCTTCCCGGCCGAAATGTTCACCGTGCTCTTCGCTCTGGCCCGTACCGTTGGCTGGATTGCACAGTGGAAGGAAATGGTCGAAGATCCCTCCCAGCGCATTGGTCGTCCGCGTCAGCTCTTCACAGGCGCAACCCAGCGCGACTATGTGGACCTCAACGACCGCTAA
- the gltX gene encoding glutamate--tRNA ligase: MSSEVVTRFAPSPTGYLHIGGARTALFNWLFAKANGGKMLLRIEDTDRERSTDAAIDAIIAGMDWMGLSHDGEAVSQYSRVDRHREVVEQLLAEGKAYRCYCTPEELTEMREKARAEKRPPRYDGTWRDRDPSEAPEGIKPAIRIKSPLDGTTVIEDKVQGTVTFPNKDLDDMIIMRSDGNPTYNLAVVVDDHDMGVTHIIRGDDHLTNAARQTLVYQAMGWDVPTMAHIPLIHGPDGAKLSKRHGALGVEGYRDMGYLPEAMRNYLVRLGWAHGDDEVLSTEQMVEWFGFDGMNKAAARFDFKKLENLNGIYMRNAEDGYLLDRLTALLPFIDGNDMLEKIDEAKKEQILMAMPGVKERAKTLLDLKAGLEFLFDTRPLALEEKAANLLTEEARAMLTELVPQFEALTDWTVESTDQVVRAFAEAKELKLGKVAQPLRAALTGRSTSPGIFDVLVVLGKEESIARLKDQAA, translated from the coding sequence ATGTCATCAGAGGTCGTAACCCGCTTCGCCCCGTCACCGACGGGCTATCTTCACATCGGTGGTGCCCGCACCGCGCTGTTCAACTGGCTGTTCGCCAAGGCCAACGGAGGCAAGATGCTGCTCCGTATCGAAGACACCGACCGGGAGCGCTCGACCGACGCGGCTATCGATGCCATCATCGCCGGCATGGACTGGATGGGCCTCAGCCATGATGGCGAGGCGGTCTCGCAATATTCCCGCGTTGACCGTCACCGCGAAGTGGTCGAACAGCTGCTCGCCGAGGGCAAGGCCTATCGCTGTTATTGCACACCCGAAGAACTGACAGAAATGCGCGAGAAGGCCCGCGCCGAAAAGCGTCCGCCGCGCTATGACGGCACCTGGCGCGACCGAGATCCATCCGAGGCTCCCGAAGGCATCAAGCCAGCCATCCGCATCAAGTCGCCGCTCGATGGCACCACCGTGATCGAAGACAAGGTTCAGGGGACGGTTACCTTCCCCAACAAGGACCTTGACGACATGATCATCATGCGGTCTGACGGCAACCCGACCTACAACCTCGCCGTCGTCGTCGATGACCATGACATGGGCGTCACCCACATCATTCGTGGCGATGATCATCTGACGAACGCCGCCCGCCAGACCCTCGTCTATCAGGCCATGGGCTGGGACGTTCCGACCATGGCACATATCCCGCTGATCCACGGTCCGGACGGCGCCAAATTGTCCAAACGCCACGGTGCCCTCGGTGTAGAAGGCTATCGCGACATGGGCTATCTGCCCGAAGCCATGCGCAACTATCTCGTTCGTCTTGGCTGGGCCCATGGTGACGACGAAGTGCTGTCGACCGAACAGATGGTGGAATGGTTCGGCTTTGACGGCATGAACAAGGCCGCTGCCCGCTTCGACTTCAAGAAGCTCGAAAATCTCAACGGCATTTACATGCGCAACGCCGAGGACGGCTATCTTCTTGACCGGCTCACCGCACTCCTGCCTTTCATCGATGGCAACGACATGCTCGAAAAGATCGACGAGGCCAAGAAAGAACAGATCCTGATGGCTATGCCGGGAGTCAAGGAACGGGCCAAGACCCTGCTCGACCTCAAGGCCGGTCTCGAGTTCCTGTTCGACACGCGCCCTCTCGCGCTGGAAGAAAAAGCCGCCAATCTGCTCACCGAGGAGGCCCGCGCAATGCTGACCGAACTGGTTCCGCAATTCGAGGCTCTCACTGACTGGACTGTAGAAAGCACCGATCAGGTCGTCCGGGCCTTTGCAGAAGCAAAAGAGCTGAAACTGGGCAAGGTGGCGCAGCCTCTTCGCGCGGCACTGACGGGCCGTTCGACCTCGCCGGGCATCTTTGATGTGCTGGTTGTTCTGGGCAAGGAGGAATCCATCGCCCGGCTCAAGGATCAGGCAGCCTGA
- the lpxI gene encoding UDP-2,3-diacylglucosamine diphosphatase LpxI (LpxI, functionally equivalent to LpxH, replaces it in LPS biosynthesis in a minority of bacteria.), whose translation MGEPGRGPVGIVAGGQDLPFEVVDALKAQGRDYFMFGLVGEADVRIEFHPHIWLKWGEVGQFFRLLELHGISELLCIGSISHRPDFKSIKLDFGAVKILPDIFKILSGGGDEGVLQGLARFFEKRGLQLVSVKDVAPSLVVGPELCVGAGLSDALKRDVDLASRAALAVGALDAGQGVVVAAGRILALEGPEGTDQMLERVTRIRHEKRARWDFGKEGLLLKRARPGQDLRFDMPTIGPRTIENVREAGLSGIICAQGEVLCANRARTIELVRENGLFLQARSFTDIQL comes from the coding sequence ATGGGTGAGCCAGGGCGCGGACCGGTCGGGATTGTTGCCGGCGGACAGGATCTTCCGTTTGAAGTGGTCGATGCCCTCAAGGCTCAAGGGCGAGACTATTTCATGTTCGGACTTGTCGGCGAGGCAGATGTCCGGATTGAATTTCACCCGCATATCTGGCTCAAATGGGGAGAAGTCGGGCAATTTTTCCGGCTTCTCGAACTGCACGGCATTAGTGAGCTGCTCTGCATTGGCTCTATCTCCCACCGCCCAGATTTCAAATCCATAAAGCTTGATTTCGGTGCGGTGAAGATTCTACCCGATATTTTCAAGATATTGTCCGGCGGCGGGGATGAAGGTGTTCTGCAGGGACTTGCCCGCTTCTTCGAGAAGCGTGGTCTTCAGCTCGTTTCAGTCAAGGATGTCGCTCCTTCCCTTGTTGTTGGCCCCGAGCTCTGCGTCGGAGCAGGCCTTTCTGATGCCCTGAAACGCGATGTGGATCTGGCCTCTCGAGCCGCGCTTGCCGTAGGTGCGCTGGATGCGGGGCAGGGGGTTGTTGTGGCCGCTGGACGCATCCTTGCGCTGGAAGGGCCCGAGGGCACCGACCAGATGCTTGAGCGCGTGACACGCATCCGGCACGAGAAAAGAGCCCGCTGGGATTTTGGCAAGGAAGGCCTGCTGCTCAAGCGGGCCCGTCCCGGGCAAGATCTGAGGTTTGACATGCCGACCATCGGGCCGCGAACGATTGAGAATGTGCGCGAGGCCGGGCTCTCCGGCATCATCTGTGCGCAGGGAGAGGTGCTCTGTGCCAACCGGGCTCGTACGATTGAGCTTGTGCGCGAAAATGGTCTCTTTCTACAAGCCCGTTCGTTCACTGACATCCAGCTTTGA
- the lpxA gene encoding acyl-ACP--UDP-N-acetylglucosamine O-acyltransferase, which yields MAQIHPTAIVAEGASIADDVVIGPYCVIGENVTIGPAGKLHSHVVVDGKTTIGSHVEIFPFASVGLQPQDLKFEGEDVGCEIGDHVNIREYVTINPGTKGGISVTKIGDYCHIMVGAHIAHDCLVGNHVILVNHATLAGHVVVGDHAIVAGLSAVIQFARVGEHAFVGGMSGLENDLIPFGSALGNRAHLGGLNIVGLKRRGFSREQIHNLRHAYKMLFSEEGTLAERVDEVAGMFSEDENVMKIIDFIRADSKKALCTPRSNED from the coding sequence ATGGCTCAGATTCATCCTACGGCGATTGTCGCCGAAGGCGCGTCGATTGCTGATGACGTCGTGATCGGGCCCTATTGCGTCATTGGTGAGAATGTCACCATTGGCCCTGCTGGCAAGCTTCATTCCCATGTTGTAGTTGATGGCAAGACCACCATTGGCTCTCATGTCGAAATTTTCCCCTTTGCTTCGGTCGGGCTTCAGCCTCAGGACCTGAAGTTTGAGGGCGAGGATGTCGGCTGCGAGATCGGTGATCATGTCAATATCCGCGAATATGTCACGATCAATCCGGGCACCAAAGGCGGCATCAGCGTTACCAAGATCGGTGATTACTGCCATATCATGGTTGGAGCGCACATCGCGCACGACTGTCTTGTCGGCAATCATGTCATCCTGGTCAACCACGCAACGCTCGCCGGTCATGTGGTTGTCGGTGACCATGCGATTGTGGCCGGTCTGTCTGCGGTGATCCAGTTTGCCCGTGTCGGGGAGCATGCGTTTGTTGGCGGGATGTCTGGCCTTGAGAATGATCTTATTCCGTTCGGCTCTGCCTTGGGGAACCGGGCCCATCTTGGCGGGCTCAACATCGTTGGCCTCAAGCGTCGCGGCTTCAGTCGCGAGCAGATCCACAATCTGCGCCATGCCTACAAGATGCTGTTCTCTGAAGAAGGCACTCTGGCGGAACGGGTCGATGAAGTGGCCGGGATGTTTTCCGAGGATGAGAATGTGATGAAAATCATCGATTTCATCCGCGCCGATTCCAAAAAGGCGCTTTGCACGCCGCGATCGAACGAAGACTAG
- the fabZ gene encoding 3-hydroxyacyl-ACP dehydratase FabZ produces MSDKTSLDSADIMRVMELLPHRYPFLMIDKIIEMDGDDSCIGVKNVSINEPYFQGHFPQQPVMPGVLIIEAMAQTAGALCVNNRKESGPPNVVYFMTIDKAKFRKPVVPGDVVHIHVKKVRNRGNIWRFACEATVDGGRVAEAEVSAMLILGTK; encoded by the coding sequence ATGAGCGATAAGACGAGCCTTGATAGCGCCGATATCATGCGTGTCATGGAGTTGTTGCCTCATCGCTACCCGTTTTTGATGATCGACAAGATTATTGAAATGGATGGGGATGACAGTTGCATTGGTGTCAAGAATGTCTCGATCAACGAGCCGTATTTTCAGGGGCATTTTCCGCAGCAGCCCGTGATGCCCGGTGTGCTGATCATCGAAGCAATGGCACAGACCGCAGGCGCCCTTTGCGTGAACAATCGCAAGGAATCCGGGCCGCCGAATGTCGTTTATTTCATGACGATCGACAAGGCCAAGTTCCGCAAGCCCGTTGTTCCCGGCGATGTGGTGCATATCCATGTCAAGAAGGTGCGCAACCGTGGCAATATCTGGCGCTTTGCGTGTGAAGCGACCGTCGATGGCGGCCGTGTGGCCGAGGCCGAAGTCAGCGCGATGCTCATTCTGGGGACCAAGTAA
- a CDS encoding CsgG/HfaB family protein, translating into MPVAVYEFADQTGQYREAASYQQLSRAVTQGGAAILIKALQDAGNREWFAVMERNQLPNLLKERQIVTEMRRLYRGESTVNSRILPPLKHAAIIVEGGIVGYNQNVTTGGIGARYLGIGADTKYSRDEITVALRAVSTKTGEVLASVSARKTVVSVALQSGVFRFIKLDELLEGEAGITNNEPRQLAVEAAVEKAVESLIIEGAELDIWQFANPAAGQDYIREYRKQQFDGIAQQEMMVKAPPETQTATTIAATIPRMFRQTAKKQSNNVKAITRELPPPYTKSEKPVG; encoded by the coding sequence CAGCAATTGTCACGTGCTGTCACCCAAGGTGGCGCAGCAATCCTGATCAAAGCGCTTCAGGATGCAGGCAATCGCGAATGGTTCGCCGTGATGGAGCGTAACCAGTTGCCGAACCTTCTCAAGGAACGCCAGATCGTCACCGAAATGCGCCGCCTTTACAGGGGTGAGAGTACGGTCAACTCGCGCATCCTGCCTCCCTTGAAGCATGCAGCAATCATCGTCGAGGGCGGCATCGTTGGATATAACCAGAATGTCACCACAGGCGGCATTGGCGCTCGCTACCTTGGTATCGGAGCCGATACCAAATACTCACGCGATGAAATAACAGTCGCTCTTCGCGCCGTCTCCACCAAGACCGGCGAAGTGCTCGCCTCGGTATCCGCCCGCAAGACGGTCGTTTCAGTTGCCCTGCAGAGTGGCGTCTTCCGCTTCATCAAGCTGGACGAACTGCTCGAAGGCGAAGCAGGCATCACCAACAACGAACCGCGGCAGCTCGCGGTCGAAGCGGCGGTTGAGAAAGCCGTCGAGTCTCTGATCATCGAGGGGGCAGAGCTCGATATCTGGCAGTTTGCCAACCCCGCCGCCGGGCAGGACTACATTCGGGAATATCGAAAACAGCAGTTCGATGGCATTGCCCAGCAGGAAATGATGGTCAAGGCACCACCTGAAACACAGACCGCAACGACCATCGCGGCAACAATTCCGCGAATGTTCAGACAAACCGCAAAAAAACAAAGTAATAATGTAAAAGCTATTACTAGAGAACTACCCCCACCATATACAAAGTCAGAAAAACCAGTAGGATAG
- a CDS encoding ComEC/Rec2 family competence protein — protein MKAEQDLAQLGDGVKGLMADRNEEKGEKGHNGPLAAGQQGLFYDFPVPTKPERARAEGAPGLAGLTLRPGLLRRLLFRGEAILERLAEDWRRDGEEQNARFLWLVCALALGAASYFSLPDEPNLLVLGCLVLALSLVVINRARRGRSVFLILIAVMGMLGCLSAGLQSQLFTTPVLAKEQSAEIVGQLERVERRVSGDERWTVRVESIKRLKAEETPAKLLLVRKAQGEDFHAGDRLRMFARIAPLQRSAYPGGFDYGRFLWSRSIGAQGYLSKRIERLPARQDDGLSSIAQGLSVQVEGMRAAIADYIAERMEGDAAGLAVALSVGKRDRLAEQVETDLRRSGLAHILAISGLHMGLVAMSVFWGVRMLLSLLPPLALGHPIKEWSAGIALICATFYLVLSGASFATIRAFVMIAIFLVAIMAGRSALTMHNLALAMLLLLFLQPYGVIEAGMQMSFAATAALIATYDRFTVRRREALAKDGEVKRGGANHLNGVPGGIVLLSYGSFKWIAGIGLTSLIASLAVLPFSIAHFQQVAPLGLIANLMVMPIISLVVMPLGLLSFVFYPFGLQSLPLIGAQWGLEQVIWFAHIVSSHSDPNMVIVKQGGSFLLVATFALMIFAIHRRTLALTALVPAVVAVLLWWGGDGGDLWVSESGRRIAVRGDDQRWQLIGSNRMVLDFSALLRAEGDVRAVSQEDVVGRDQLRTVRGGAGLATCDQDACVIRSLLTSSGEVTGLSVALIKNPSAFAEECSKRSVIVSNLPAPQTCTGPKLVMDRDVLAKRGSQTMTFIADKSSEGQSPVHDPPTMSTSSQSMIDWQLSIQTAMPKGKRPWHRGS, from the coding sequence ATGAAAGCTGAACAGGATCTAGCACAGCTTGGTGACGGGGTAAAAGGCCTGATGGCCGATCGGAACGAGGAAAAAGGTGAAAAAGGACACAATGGTCCGCTTGCGGCGGGGCAACAGGGTCTTTTTTACGATTTTCCCGTGCCGACAAAGCCTGAGCGAGCGAGGGCCGAAGGGGCACCTGGTCTTGCGGGACTGACCCTCAGGCCCGGCTTGTTGCGGCGGTTGCTCTTTCGTGGAGAGGCCATTCTTGAGCGCCTCGCCGAGGATTGGCGACGGGATGGAGAGGAGCAGAATGCGCGGTTTCTCTGGTTGGTGTGTGCTCTGGCGCTCGGGGCCGCCAGCTATTTCTCTTTGCCGGATGAGCCCAACTTGCTGGTTCTGGGGTGTCTGGTTCTCGCCTTGAGCCTTGTGGTGATCAATCGCGCCCGCCGGGGCAGATCCGTCTTTCTCATTCTAATCGCGGTGATGGGGATGTTGGGCTGTCTGTCGGCGGGGCTTCAGAGCCAACTCTTCACGACGCCCGTGCTCGCCAAGGAGCAATCGGCCGAAATCGTCGGACAGCTTGAGCGCGTTGAGCGGCGGGTGAGCGGCGATGAGCGCTGGACGGTTCGGGTTGAAAGCATCAAACGGCTTAAGGCTGAGGAGACGCCTGCCAAGCTGCTTTTGGTGCGGAAGGCGCAAGGGGAAGACTTTCACGCAGGAGATCGCCTCAGGATGTTCGCCCGCATTGCTCCACTCCAGCGTTCGGCCTATCCGGGGGGCTTTGACTATGGTCGCTTCCTGTGGTCGCGTTCCATCGGCGCTCAGGGCTATCTCAGTAAACGGATCGAACGGCTTCCCGCTCGGCAGGACGACGGTCTGTCCAGCATCGCGCAAGGGCTTAGCGTGCAAGTCGAGGGGATGCGGGCCGCGATTGCGGACTATATTGCCGAGCGTATGGAAGGGGATGCCGCGGGGCTTGCCGTGGCCCTGTCCGTCGGCAAGCGGGATCGTCTGGCCGAGCAAGTGGAAACAGACCTTAGGCGCAGCGGTCTTGCGCATATTCTGGCGATCTCCGGTCTGCATATGGGGCTTGTCGCCATGTCGGTCTTTTGGGGTGTACGGATGTTGTTGTCGTTATTGCCACCGCTGGCGCTAGGACACCCGATCAAGGAATGGTCGGCGGGGATTGCCCTCATTTGTGCAACCTTCTATCTGGTACTGTCCGGGGCTTCGTTTGCCACCATCAGGGCCTTTGTGATGATCGCTATCTTTCTTGTGGCGATCATGGCCGGAAGATCGGCCCTGACCATGCACAATCTGGCCCTTGCGATGCTGCTGCTTCTGTTCCTTCAACCCTATGGGGTGATTGAAGCGGGAATGCAGATGTCCTTTGCTGCAACGGCTGCATTGATCGCCACCTATGATCGCTTCACGGTGAGGCGGAGGGAAGCTCTTGCCAAAGACGGGGAAGTGAAGCGTGGGGGTGCCAATCACTTGAACGGAGTGCCCGGCGGGATTGTGTTGCTGTCTTATGGTTCCTTCAAGTGGATCGCCGGTATCGGACTGACGTCACTGATTGCCAGTCTAGCAGTGCTGCCATTTTCCATCGCTCATTTTCAGCAAGTGGCACCGCTGGGACTGATCGCAAACCTCATGGTGATGCCGATCATCAGTCTTGTCGTCATGCCTCTGGGGCTGTTGAGCTTTGTCTTCTATCCCTTCGGCCTGCAATCGCTGCCGCTTATCGGCGCACAATGGGGGCTCGAACAGGTGATCTGGTTTGCCCATATCGTGTCGAGCCACAGCGATCCAAACATGGTGATCGTGAAACAAGGTGGATCTTTCCTGCTGGTCGCAACGTTTGCCCTGATGATTTTTGCCATTCATCGTCGCACACTTGCGCTCACTGCACTTGTCCCGGCCGTTGTTGCCGTCTTGCTCTGGTGGGGCGGGGATGGAGGGGATCTCTGGGTTTCGGAAAGCGGACGCAGGATTGCGGTTCGTGGGGATGATCAGCGCTGGCAGCTCATTGGATCAAACCGAATGGTCCTTGATTTTTCGGCTCTGCTCAGGGCTGAGGGTGATGTCAGAGCGGTGTCGCAGGAGGACGTTGTTGGGCGTGACCAATTGCGCACTGTGCGCGGCGGTGCTGGTCTTGCCACTTGCGATCAGGACGCCTGTGTCATCCGTTCATTGTTGACCTCAAGCGGTGAGGTGACCGGGCTATCAGTTGCGCTTATCAAAAACCCTTCGGCTTTTGCGGAGGAATGCAGCAAACGCTCAGTGATTGTCTCAAACCTACCAGCACCTCAAACCTGCACTGGCCCCAAACTCGTTATGGACCGCGATGTTCTGGCGAAACGTGGTTCCCAGACCATGACGTTTATTGCCGACAAGTCATCGGAAGGCCAGAGCCCTGTCCACGATCCTCCTACTATGTCAACGAGCAGCCAATCCATGATTGACTGGCAGCTTTCCATTCAGACCGCCATGCCAAAGGGCAAGCGCCCTTGGCATCGTGGGTCGTGA
- the csgH gene encoding curli-like amyloid fiber formation chaperone CsgH — protein sequence MIRPGSVLQALSALIIGLSSHSAAAPDPAEGDIRLIQDGQRLVISDVFTVSSAGIYETRLTVSKAGQSGKISSTQGRKVSATAGESVEGNRIAVSVQKGDRIEAELVVRLGSSEVLHQQRVLIIQDTPTTATPDQSNSGQSHL from the coding sequence ATGATACGTCCGGGATCTGTCTTGCAGGCCTTGTCGGCCCTGATCATCGGCCTGTCATCGCACAGTGCCGCCGCGCCCGACCCGGCCGAAGGAGACATTCGTCTCATTCAGGACGGCCAAAGGCTCGTGATCAGCGATGTCTTCACCGTGTCCAGTGCAGGCATCTATGAGACCCGATTGACGGTTTCAAAGGCTGGCCAGTCAGGCAAGATCTCGTCCACGCAAGGTCGCAAGGTTTCGGCCACGGCGGGAGAAAGCGTTGAAGGCAATCGCATCGCCGTCAGCGTTCAGAAAGGGGATCGCATCGAAGCCGAACTAGTGGTTCGTCTCGGCTCATCGGAAGTGCTCCATCAACAGCGTGTCCTGATCATTCAGGACACCCCGACAACAGCCACACCCGACCAGTCAAACTCTGGTCAGTCTCATTTGTAA
- the lpxB gene encoding lipid-A-disaccharide synthase encodes MSEAGKAKIYIVIGEESGDQLGAQVVKALRRIAGDHFEFDGLAGERMQKEGLHSLFPLSDIAVMGIVNIIQQYPSLHRRGMEVVHDIIAKKPDLLLIIDSPEFTHAVAKRVRKQMPDLPIIDYVSPSVWAWRPGRAKKMAAYVDHVLALLPFEVQAHKELSGPPCSYVGHPLIERLDVLRPSEGERGDLSHPVLLVLPGSRRSEVSRLMVEFGKVVAKAKERYPDLRVILPAVSHLRGLINEGLEGWTVKPDVVEGEEAKFAAFRQAHAALAASGTVTLELGLAGVPMVVAYKVDWITRQFKWLLRAHSIVLTNLVLGHNAIPEFIDDAADADTLADHLLPLLEDGAPRFQQLSALLELDKAMQLPEGTPSEAAARIVLDNLPK; translated from the coding sequence ATGTCCGAGGCGGGGAAGGCGAAGATCTATATTGTCATTGGCGAGGAGTCCGGTGACCAGCTTGGTGCGCAGGTGGTCAAGGCCCTCCGCCGCATCGCAGGCGACCACTTCGAATTCGATGGTCTGGCTGGTGAACGGATGCAGAAGGAAGGCCTTCACTCGCTGTTTCCGCTGTCCGATATCGCGGTCATGGGGATCGTCAACATCATTCAGCAATATCCCTCGCTGCATCGGCGCGGCATGGAAGTCGTGCATGACATTATCGCCAAGAAGCCTGATCTTTTGCTGATCATCGACAGCCCTGAATTCACCCACGCTGTTGCCAAGCGTGTCCGCAAGCAGATGCCAGACCTTCCGATCATCGATTATGTGTCGCCCAGCGTCTGGGCCTGGCGTCCGGGCCGTGCCAAGAAGATGGCTGCCTATGTAGACCACGTTCTGGCGTTGCTGCCGTTTGAGGTTCAGGCGCACAAGGAGCTGTCTGGTCCACCTTGCTCCTATGTTGGCCATCCGCTGATCGAACGCCTCGATGTGTTGAGACCGTCCGAAGGAGAGCGGGGAGATTTATCCCATCCTGTGCTTTTGGTGCTGCCCGGCTCGCGGCGCAGCGAAGTCTCGCGGCTCATGGTCGAGTTCGGCAAGGTCGTCGCCAAGGCCAAGGAGCGATATCCTGATTTACGCGTGATCCTTCCGGCCGTCTCCCATCTGCGTGGGCTGATCAATGAAGGGCTCGAAGGTTGGACGGTCAAGCCGGACGTGGTTGAGGGAGAAGAGGCGAAGTTCGCTGCCTTCCGCCAAGCCCATGCTGCACTCGCCGCATCGGGAACCGTGACGCTGGAGTTGGGACTGGCTGGTGTGCCCATGGTGGTTGCCTACAAGGTTGACTGGATCACACGGCAGTTCAAATGGCTCCTCCGAGCCCATTCAATCGTTCTGACCAATCTCGTGCTTGGCCATAATGCTATTCCCGAGTTTATCGATGATGCGGCCGATGCGGATACCCTTGCGGATCATCTCTTGCCGTTGCTTGAGGATGGCGCACCACGCTTTCAGCAATTGTCGGCACTGTTGGAGTTGGACAAGGCGATGCAGTTGCCTGAGGGGACGCCCAGCGAGGCCGCTGCGCGGATCGTTCTGGACAATCTTCCGAAGTAG
- the lexA gene encoding transcriptional repressor LexA: protein MLTRKQHELLMFINERIKESGVPPSFDEMKMALDLRSKSGIHRLITALEERGFIRRLPNRARALEILKLPEANLPTMSVAGRGFSPSVVEGGLGKKPSRPTEPDVQDDSSSVSVPVMGRIAAGVPISAIQHQSHTISVPMEMLRGGEHFALEVRGDSMIEAGILDGDTVVIKKSDDAVSGDIVVALVDDEEATLKRLRKKGASVALEAANPAYETRIFGPDRVRVQGKLVGLLRQY from the coding sequence ATGCTGACAAGAAAACAGCACGAACTACTGATGTTCATCAATGAACGCATCAAGGAATCCGGCGTTCCGCCTTCCTTTGACGAAATGAAGATGGCTCTCGATCTCCGGTCGAAATCCGGCATCCATCGCCTCATCACCGCACTTGAAGAACGCGGTTTCATCCGGCGCCTGCCCAACCGGGCAAGAGCGCTCGAGATCCTGAAACTGCCCGAAGCCAACCTGCCGACGATGAGCGTTGCCGGACGCGGCTTCTCCCCAAGCGTTGTCGAAGGCGGCCTTGGCAAAAAGCCCAGCCGTCCCACTGAGCCGGATGTTCAGGATGACAGCAGCAGCGTGTCTGTGCCCGTCATGGGGCGCATCGCAGCAGGTGTTCCCATCTCGGCAATCCAGCATCAGTCCCACACGATCTCTGTCCCGATGGAAATGCTGCGTGGCGGCGAGCATTTCGCTCTCGAAGTGCGCGGCGACTCGATGATCGAAGCCGGTATTCTCGACGGTGATACCGTTGTGATCAAGAAATCCGACGATGCCGTCTCCGGTGATATCGTGGTGGCGCTGGTCGATGATGAAGAAGCGACCCTCAAGCGTCTGCGCAAGAAAGGTGCCTCCGTTGCGCTCGAAGCGGCCAACCCGGCCTATGAGACACGCATTTTTGGCCCGGACAGGGTTCGCGTCCAAGGTAAGCTGGTCGGGCTCCTGCGCCAATATTGA